In Dehalococcoidales bacterium, one genomic interval encodes:
- a CDS encoding phage tail tape measure protein, with protein MALGSNVLEQLFVKISADTTGLTKGFATAEASTGAFATKFGSQMKMIQLAVAGVGLAIAGFSIKAAMDMEELYAKIQAGTGATGQDMEDLKKVFKDVGGSVEISLSDTAGIITELNTRLGITGDELTKLAGKIAEVADMMGVDATNAAIELTKTMNAWNIPNAEASLLLDKLFVASQKTGIGIDNLSSQLNVQGAFLRSVGLNLDDAIVLMAGFEKAGIRGEATMMALSMAARNFADQGRNIASAFVETVQQIKEATTAEEALNVATDVFGSRGAVTLVDAIRAGNFEFTELKAAIIEAQGSVDEFAESTETTGDKFKELKNQITLAAAELGEAFLPMLVKVMGMITPIVKGIANWIEANPRLIDTIIKLGLALGGLLLVLKMVAIMKAVVLALSGPAGWTMLAVAGGILLGLGLTMGNLLGNSGAKQITAENPLIVDASKEPQVTEYFAPELKSYQHGGIVPGPIGQPVPIMAHGGEMFLGEGGMPNVNVYVQGSVWAEHDLAEVIRNELIKTKRRNYDTGV; from the coding sequence ATGGCGTTAGGATCGAATGTCCTAGAGCAATTATTTGTCAAGATTAGTGCCGACACAACCGGGCTGACCAAAGGATTCGCTACAGCCGAGGCTAGTACCGGTGCCTTTGCGACTAAGTTCGGCTCCCAGATGAAGATGATCCAGTTGGCCGTGGCCGGGGTCGGTCTTGCTATTGCTGGCTTTTCTATCAAGGCGGCCATGGACATGGAGGAACTTTACGCCAAGATACAGGCCGGGACGGGTGCTACCGGGCAAGACATGGAAGACCTGAAAAAGGTCTTTAAGGATGTCGGCGGGTCTGTTGAAATTAGTCTATCGGATACGGCGGGAATCATTACCGAACTAAACACCCGCTTGGGGATTACCGGGGATGAACTAACCAAGCTGGCCGGGAAGATCGCAGAGGTAGCTGACATGATGGGTGTGGACGCTACCAATGCCGCAATCGAGCTAACCAAGACAATGAACGCGTGGAATATTCCTAATGCTGAAGCGTCATTGTTACTTGATAAGTTATTCGTCGCATCCCAAAAGACGGGAATAGGGATAGATAACTTATCATCACAGCTTAACGTGCAGGGCGCTTTCCTGCGGAGTGTTGGCCTTAATCTGGATGATGCTATCGTCCTGATGGCAGGATTCGAGAAAGCTGGTATCAGGGGCGAGGCCACTATGATGGCGCTGTCAATGGCGGCGCGTAACTTTGCTGATCAGGGACGCAATATTGCCTCTGCTTTTGTAGAGACTGTCCAGCAGATTAAAGAGGCCACCACAGCCGAGGAAGCACTTAATGTTGCTACCGACGTTTTCGGATCCCGGGGCGCGGTGACTTTAGTGGATGCGATTCGGGCCGGGAACTTTGAGTTTACCGAATTGAAGGCGGCTATCATTGAAGCGCAGGGGTCGGTTGATGAGTTTGCTGAATCCACAGAAACAACCGGGGATAAATTCAAGGAATTAAAGAATCAGATTACACTGGCCGCTGCTGAGTTAGGAGAGGCGTTTCTCCCTATGCTGGTCAAGGTAATGGGTATGATAACACCTATCGTCAAGGGCATAGCAAACTGGATTGAAGCTAATCCGCGGTTAATAGATACCATCATTAAATTAGGACTTGCTCTGGGAGGTCTGTTACTGGTCTTAAAGATGGTCGCTATTATGAAGGCTGTTGTCCTTGCTTTGTCCGGCCCTGCAGGGTGGACGATGTTAGCTGTCGCTGGCGGCATCCTTCTGGGTCTGGGACTGACAATGGGTAATCTCTTGGGAAATAGCGGAGCAAAACAGATTACCGCCGAGAATCCCTTGATAGTTGATGCCTCTAAGGAACCACAGGTTACAGAGTATTTCGCGCCGGAACTAAAATCGTATCAGCACGGCGGGATCGTCCCCGGGCCCATTGGTCAGCCAGTTCCGATTATGGCACATGGCGGGGAGATGTTTCTCGGTGAGGGCGGTATGCCAAACGTGAATGTCTATGTGCAGGGCTCGGTATGGGCCGAGCACGACTTGGCCGAGGTAATCAGGAACGAACTAATCAAGACCAAACGACGCAATTATGACACGGGGGTATAA